A segment of the Terribacillus aidingensis genome:
GGATTTTCTAGAGTCTCCAATAGCAGATCGCATACGCCGAGCTGAGCACTTCTATCGAGAAACACCGTTTACTTTGGCACTGCCGGCGAATGAACTGTACAATGACTGGACAGGTGCGGCTTCTGACAGAGTAGTTGTTCAGGGAGTGGTGGATCAAATTCTAGTGGAGGAAGACGGACTTGTACTCCTGGATTACAAAACGGATTCACTTTATGGAGAAGATCCGAATAGGAGAGCTGAGATTCTGACGGAGAAGTATCGGGTACAGATCGAGCTATACGCAAAAGCAATCGAACGGATTTGGAAGAAGCCGGTCAAGGAAAGGTATCTCTACTTCTTTGATAAAGGTCTCTTGCGACAAGTATGAGAAAAGGAGACAGCCACCGTGGGCTGTCTCCTTTTTAATTTGGCTGCAAATGTCTTTCCAATTCATAATAATCCATTTCATTCCCTGTGATTTCCGCTAACTGCTTTAGATAATCAAGTAAGCGAATCCGGTCAGCACGGAAGTAAGCAGAATCCGAGATGTGGAGGATTGTGTCTTTGGCGAACTCCCATATAATCGGGAAGTTCTTTTGAGATATAGAATCAGTCATCCGGATGAAAACGAGAATCATTTCCAGGATTAATAGATAATCCTTTTGCGTATAATGCCGAATCCTTCCGAAGCCTTCATGCAGATACGTAGAAAAAGTGACGGTATTATACACGACGCGTGTCTGTTCATCTTCATCCTGTAGATAGGGGTGAAGCGTCGTTGACGCATCGATATTGATCATCAAGTCCGCCATTTGATGGAAAGTATTTATAGCGGAGGTTGGATCATCATTTCCAATCGACTTGATGGCGATTTCACTTAGTTTATTCATACTCATATCCACGTCCTGAATCTCGGATCGCTTATGTCCAATTTGGATGAGCTTGCTGTATTTTTCGATTTGTACATCCTGTGCACCTGGTCCGCGATAGCTGAACAAGCGATTGCCTTTTAGTACGAAATCACCTGCTTTGGCATTCATTTTTACAACAACATTGTCTTCTTTAGCCTGCTTGATCATGTCCACAAAGTTGATCAGCTGGATATACCCCGAATTAGATGCTTTACAAGTGTATCCAGTATAATCTTCAAATGTATAACCGGACTCATCACTACGATACGGCTCGAGTTCATCAATTAAAGTCGATTGGATAATCCTTTCAGACTCGGTTTTCATAGCATCTACGATATTATGCATTTGCATCCATGTTGTCGTGTGGTTAACAAATACAGCAAAACCGATAACGGCTGTCAGTGTAACAAGCGTACTGGCAATCGGCACAGCCGTAAAATAATCCCGGGAACTGTTCGTGACGAACAGGAAGGAGACGAGCATAAACACAAAGCTTCCATAGAATAGTCCTAGAATATGCTGCGTCGTTCGATCAGAGATGAAGTTGAATAGCATGCGTGGTGAATACTCTGAACTGAAGCTTGTTAAGACTACTAAAATCGAGTTCAACGTATAAGCTGCCAGAAGCAGCGTACCACTGACTAGCACACTAACAAGGGTACCGGTATTCGAGGCGGAAGCATTGAAAAATCCCGTTGTTTTCGTCGGTAAATCCAAGTAAAGGTCTAATAATAGTGGTATTGTTACAAGCACGAGGGCTCCGACTATATAGATGGCGGGCATCATCCAGAGATTTAGCTGCGCTTCATGCTTGCGCTGACGTTTTGTCATATGTAGATATTTTCGTATAGGTCGCGGTAGTAATTTGATAAGCATATAGGACGCCTTTCTAATGGGAGTGATCATTGGATTTTACCCTACATTTGGAAGCGGCAAACACCTGGGAGCCAGATGAATACCTAGCTGATCATGCGGGTAAAGTAGGGGAAGGAAGGAGTTGGTACTATGGCAGACATCAAACAAGAACAAGGGCGCTTTTATATCGGAAATAGTGACCAGCCGGATGCAGAGGTGACATTCAGGGAATCTGATAATATTGTCATTGAACATACGATGGTAATAGAGGATAAGCAAGGCGCAGGCATTGGAAAGCAATTGATTAATCGAGTCGTAGATTATGCTAAGGAACAAGGGAAACAGATTGTTCCTGTATGTACTTTTGCGCATGAGATTCTGAGTTCTGACAAGAAGTATGATGGGGTTTGGGAAGGCCCGCTATAAGGAAGAGTGACTCGCATCCTGCGAGTCACTCTTTTTTAGTTGTTGATATATTTTTCGTAAACTGCACCGAAATCATGTGCATGATATTTATCTTTTGTGGCGGTCAGCCACTCGAAGCCGAATTCAGTCAGTTTTTTGTATGTCTCGTCCAGCGTACCGTCGGTATAACGGGATTGCTGAAGAATGGTCGCTGCTTTATCCAGGCTTGTATGCGCCATATCTGTATATAAACTGTTTTCATAATTGATTTCTGAAATGCGCAGCAGAGCTTTATACAAATCTTTCAGCTGATCGATTTGATCTTTCTTCACATCGATACTGATAACCTGATTATCGATAGAAAATTTAATTTCAATATCCAGATCCACTTTACCGGCTGTTTCTAAATAGACATTGCTGATACGGTGCTGCATATACGGGTAACGGCGGAGAGTTCTTTTGGAAGAAACGGCGCTTTCACCGTCAACATGAATGATAGCGAGATTCGTAAAGCAATACTCATCCTGCCTCGTTTTAATCAGGAAATAAATTTTTTCATTATCTTCATTCATGACATAATCATCGGCATCTGTCTTATCATAGTCACTTGGAGGAATGATCTTGCCGATATCAGATAGACCTAGAGCATCAGAAGCTAGTTTCTTAAACATAATTTAACCCTTTCCGCTATGTAGCATGTGATATACTAATTTTAGCAATTTTGACAGAGTGCATCCATATTTTTTCTGTAAATGGTGCATCTGTACTAATGAAAGGCGGAATGAGATGAAAGAAAGAATAAGACCTATGCCACAGACAAAACGGCTGCATTGGATCGACGCAGCAAGAGGGGCAGCCATACTTGGTATTTTCATGGTGAACGCACCATCATTCGGATCTCCCTTTTATATGCCGGGATTTGACTCTCCGGAATGGGATTCACCACTTGATAACTTTTTGCTAGGCGGTATCGATATATTTTTCCAAGCCAGCTTCTATACGTTATTTTCCATATTATTCGGGTTCGGTATGCAGCTAATATTTGATAGTCGGAAACGAGACGGCATCAAACCTGGCTGGTTCCTGAGCAGACGTATGCTGGTACTGCTCGGACTAGGAGCAATCCATGCATTTCTTATTTGGCATGGCGATATTCTCTTTACATATGCAATTCTTGGTTTACTGCTTATTCCATTCCTATATACACCAAGATGGGTTCTGCTGACAATGATTCCGGTTTTGCTTCTTCCGGTGGTTCTGCTGTTTACGCTGTTAACTCTGGCCGCGTCAATGCTAGGTGAAGGAATAAATGAAATAATGTACAGCACGATGGATATACCTAGTAAGCTAGCCGCTTATGGTAATGGTACTTATACTGATGTCCTGCAGCAGAATCTAATTGACTGGTCGACAGCCAATGGGGCCGGCGGTATATTCCTCAATGCATTTATGCTGCTGCCATTATTGATGCTTGGCGCGTATATCGCCCGTACGAAGCTGTTTCATGATCCAGTAGCCAATCGTCGCAAGCTGATTTGGTTTACTGCTATAACCGGATTTCTTTTCGTCGTATTCAAAGCGGGACCGTACTTGATTGGAGCACCTTATTGGCTGAGCATTGTTCAAGATTCGATTGGCGGCCCAGCATGTGCGCTGTTTTATCTTTCTTTGATAACACTCCTGGCAAACGTCCCTATCTTCAGTTGGATTGCACGTCAGCTAAGCTACGTTGGGCGCATGTCTTTGTCCAACTACTTATTCCAGTCCGTATTGATGTTCGTCTTGTTCTACGATATCGGTTTCGGATTATATGGGACGTTCTCTTTAGCAGGCTTCATTGGCTTTGTCATTGGTGTCTTCGTAATCCAAGTGATCTTGAGCCGCCTCTGGTTCCGATATTTCACCTTCGGACCTATTGAATGGCTGTGGCGCATACTGACGTATGGAAAAATTCAGCCGCTTCGGAAGAAAAACGAACAGCAAGTGTCTTAATGCGGCAATAATGGGAAACATGGTATGATGTACGGGTACATAACAAAAGGAGGCGCACCATGGACGGAATGATACTTACACATATAATCGGCTGGGGACTCGGTCTTCTGCTCTTCTTCTTTGCGCTTGTTCTTTATAGCGAGAAGAAAATAAAGAAGGCAACAATTCCGCATATGATCCTTCGGCTTGATTATCTGCTTATCTTGTATACTGGCTTTGTACTTTTATGGAGATATTTTGACGCATCTGGTTCTTCCTTTACTGTCCAAGCAGTCATCAAAGGTATTGCCGGGTTGATCGTCATCGTCTGCATGGAGATGATTCTCGTGAAACTGAAGAAAGAAAAGTCCGCAAAAGCTTGGTGGATTATCTTCCTCATTGCGCTCGTCATTACATTACTGCTTGGCTTTGGCATCCTTCCGATGGGATTCCTGCCATAAACCTGCCTATAAAGGCAGGTTTTTTTCTTTTGCTCACGTTTAGCTCCGCTTTTCATATGTTGTAGAAGTAACGGCTTAATATGACATAGGCGAGAAAAGGAGTAGAGCGGGCATATGTGCGGTATTACCGGGTGGGTTAATTTCAAACGAAATCTGGTGCAGGAGCAACCTGTGATCCAGAAGATGGCTCAGACATTATCGAAACGGGGTCCGGATGAGTACAACGATTGGGGCGCACCACATGTCCTGTTCGGTCACCGGCGACTGATTGTAGTAGATGCTGCAGGAGGCAAACAGCCGATGCAGCACACTGATGAGCGCGGGACTTATACATTGATTTACAATGGAGAGCTCTACAACACAGAAGATATTCGGAAGGAATTGAAGCAGCGTGGATGGTCCTTTCAAGGGCATTCCGACACGGAAGTGCTGCTGAAAAGCTATATTGAGTGGCAGGAAGCGTGTGTCGAGAAATTTAATGGGATATTTGCATTCGCCATTTGGCATGACAAAACAGAAACCCTC
Coding sequences within it:
- a CDS encoding DUF2254 domain-containing protein is translated as MLIKLLPRPIRKYLHMTKRQRKHEAQLNLWMMPAIYIVGALVLVTIPLLLDLYLDLPTKTTGFFNASASNTGTLVSVLVSGTLLLAAYTLNSILVVLTSFSSEYSPRMLFNFISDRTTQHILGLFYGSFVFMLVSFLFVTNSSRDYFTAVPIASTLVTLTAVIGFAVFVNHTTTWMQMHNIVDAMKTESERIIQSTLIDELEPYRSDESGYTFEDYTGYTCKASNSGYIQLINFVDMIKQAKEDNVVVKMNAKAGDFVLKGNRLFSYRGPGAQDVQIEKYSKLIQIGHKRSEIQDVDMSMNKLSEIAIKSIGNDDPTSAINTFHQMADLMINIDASTTLHPYLQDEDEQTRVVYNTVTFSTYLHEGFGRIRHYTQKDYLLILEMILVFIRMTDSISQKNFPIIWEFAKDTILHISDSAYFRADRIRLLDYLKQLAEITGNEMDYYELERHLQPN
- a CDS encoding DUF1516 family protein, which gives rise to MDGMILTHIIGWGLGLLLFFFALVLYSEKKIKKATIPHMILRLDYLLILYTGFVLLWRYFDASGSSFTVQAVIKGIAGLIVIVCMEMILVKLKKEKSAKAWWIIFLIALVITLLLGFGILPMGFLP
- a CDS encoding GNAT family N-acetyltransferase codes for the protein MADIKQEQGRFYIGNSDQPDAEVTFRESDNIVIEHTMVIEDKQGAGIGKQLINRVVDYAKEQGKQIVPVCTFAHEILSSDKKYDGVWEGPL
- a CDS encoding DUF418 domain-containing protein, whose protein sequence is MKERIRPMPQTKRLHWIDAARGAAILGIFMVNAPSFGSPFYMPGFDSPEWDSPLDNFLLGGIDIFFQASFYTLFSILFGFGMQLIFDSRKRDGIKPGWFLSRRMLVLLGLGAIHAFLIWHGDILFTYAILGLLLIPFLYTPRWVLLTMIPVLLLPVVLLFTLLTLAASMLGEGINEIMYSTMDIPSKLAAYGNGTYTDVLQQNLIDWSTANGAGGIFLNAFMLLPLLMLGAYIARTKLFHDPVANRRKLIWFTAITGFLFVVFKAGPYLIGAPYWLSIVQDSIGGPACALFYLSLITLLANVPIFSWIARQLSYVGRMSLSNYLFQSVLMFVLFYDIGFGLYGTFSLAGFIGFVIGVFVIQVILSRLWFRYFTFGPIEWLWRILTYGKIQPLRKKNEQQVS
- a CDS encoding PH domain-containing protein; the encoded protein is MFKKLASDALGLSDIGKIIPPSDYDKTDADDYVMNEDNEKIYFLIKTRQDEYCFTNLAIIHVDGESAVSSKRTLRRYPYMQHRISNVYLETAGKVDLDIEIKFSIDNQVISIDVKKDQIDQLKDLYKALLRISEINYENSLYTDMAHTSLDKAATILQQSRYTDGTLDETYKKLTEFGFEWLTATKDKYHAHDFGAVYEKYINN